A stretch of the Phaeodactylum tricornutum CCAP 1055/1 chromosome 15, whole genome shotgun sequence genome encodes the following:
- a CDS encoding predicted protein, whose amino-acid sequence PEGLTCLVTMEDISTDLGNYVEYQSYPSMKWQPALFEKEVIENLLDTQFYDYVKRARTTDCQAELRRLLESGPPQWISDPHGLPLAEETDTHVCQLWYSSDYRLKGARLDGSYDGEERQQLWDELKQFIVVEGKEE is encoded by the exons CCCGAAGGGTTAACATGCCTGGTTACAATGGAAGATATCTCTACGGACCTGGGAAATTATG TCGAGTACCAATCCTATCCCAGCATGAAATGGCAACCCGCGTTGTTTGAAAAAGAGGTCATTGAAAATTTGCTGGATACACAGTTTTATGATTACGTCAAACGTGCGAGAACGACCGATTGTCAGGCAGAGCTGCGCCGATTGCTGGAGTCCGGTCCACCCCAATGGATTTCTGATCCACACGGTCTACCGCTGGCGGAGGAGACTGATACACACGTGTGCCAATTGTGGTACTCCAGTGATTACAGGCTGAAAGGGGCTAGATTGGACGGATCCTACGATGGGGAAGAACGACAACAACTATGGGACGAATTGAAACAGTTCATTGTTGTGGAGGGAAAAGAAGAg